From the Candidatus Neomarinimicrobiota bacterium genome, the window TATTGTTTACACTTCAAATGTATTTGCAATTCTTGGCTTGAGAGCTCTGTATTTTGCTTTATCCGGTGTTCTCGAAATGTTTCACTATCTTAAATATGGGCTTGGATTTGTATTATCGTTCGTGGGAGTCAAGATGATTCTTTCAGACATTTATGAAATTCCGATACCGGTCGCTCTGGGCGTTGTTGCCTTGATATTAACCGTCTCGATTGTTGCCTCAATTATGAAACCTCCCAAAATTGCCGCCGAAAGTGAAATTGAGCCGCCCTCAGCTGAATAAGCAACTCTGAATATGATTTAAAAATGATTCAACTATTTATCGGAAGTTTGGTACTGAGCGCGATACATGCGTCTATTCCCAATCATTGGCTGCCCTTAGTAGCAATCAGTAAATCAGAAAACTGGTCAAGACGGGAAACACTCACAGCCACTGCGATAGCGGGATTTGCTCATACGGCAAGCACTATTCTAATTGGCATTGCTATTGGTTTATTAGGATTTAGACTTTCGGAGGCCTATGAATCAACTTTTAGAATAATAGTACCATTTATACTTTTTGGGTTGGGAGCATTGTATATAATTTCAGGCTTAAAGCAATCTCATGCCCACAGTCACGGTGTAGAAAATATTTCCGTAAAAAACAGTAAAACCGCAATTATTATTTCTCTCAGCACTGCAATGTTTTTCTCGCCTTGCGTTGAAATAGAAGTTTATTATCTTTCGGCGGCATTATACGGATGGACGGGAATAATTACGGTTTCACTTGTTTATCTTATAGTAAGCATACTCGGAATGATTCTGTTGGTTGACCTTGGATTGAAGGGAGCAGCGAGACTTAACTGGCATTTTTTAGAACATAACGAAAAAACCGTTACAGGCGTAGTTTTGATACTTTTGGGAATTCTTGCTTATTTCGTATATTGACGTTATCTTAGTCGCTGCCGGAAAAGGAGAGTATTATGAGTAAAATTAAATTAGTTGTCCTTTCTATATTTATTATTGGTATCGGCATTCATTCAAATCAATTACTCGCTTCGGGAAAAGGTGATAGCGATATTGAGACTACAGTTATTAAAATAGAAGGTATGAGCTGCAGCTTTTGCGCAAAGACGGCTGAAAAGTCAATGACATCTGCCGAAGGTGTTGAATCCGTTAAACTCGATCTTGACTCCGGTTTAGCTACTGTTACCTACGACAAGCAAAAAACAAATCCTGAAAAAATTGCCTCTACCGTGAAAAAAGATACCCGTTTTGACAGCGAAGTAGTTACTGCGGAGAGTAAAGAAACAAAATAACACTGTTTCTCTAACTGACAGGTTTTAAGATATAAGCCCAGCAGAGTATGCCGGGCTTATATTATTTCATTTATTCTCTTTTAAGACAGCTTGTGCCGCTGCAAGTCGAGCTACTGGAACTCGATAAGGAGAACAAGATACATAATTAAAACCAAGGCTGTGGCAGAATTCAACGGATAACGGATCACCGCCATGTTCACCGCATATACCGATCTTTAGATCAGGTCGCGTTGAGCGTCCCTTTTCCACACCAATCTTAATCAGTTCACCCACACCGTCGAAGTCTATTGTCTGAAATACATCTCGCTCATAAATTTTCTTCTTTTCATATTCACCAAGAAACGTTCCCGCATCATCACGACTGAATCCGAATGCCATCTGAGTGAGGTCGTTGGTTCCGTAAGAGAAAAAATCCGCTTCTTTTGCGATCTGGTCGGCGGTCAGGCACGCCCTTGGAAGTTCAATCATTGTTCCTATCATATAATCCAATTCAATATCGCTATCGGATAGAATTTTATCTGCCACTTCTTTAACCACGGCTTTCTGGTCTCGTAGTTCTTTCCAATGTCCCACCAGCGGTATCATTATTTCAGGTTTTACGTCTATTCCTGATTTCTTAACCTCTACGGCGGCTTCTATGATGGCACGAGCTTGCATCGCCGTAATTTCGGGGTATGTAAGCCCCAAACGGCATCCTCTATGCCCAAGCATCGGGTTTGTTTCATGCAAAGAATTTACCTTAGCCTGAAGATGTTCGTAACTGACTCCCATTTTTTCCGCAAGATCACGGATATCCTTTTCATCGTGCGGCAGGAACTCGTGAAGCGGCGGATCAAGCGTTCTGATTGTTACAGGCAATCCATTCATCGCTTTATAAATGCCGATAAAGTCCTCCTTCTGCATAGGGAGCAATTTATCAAGAGCTTTTTCTCTGCCTGCTAAATCATCCGCAAGGATCATCTCCCGCACGGCGTCTATCCTATCGCCTTCAAAGAACATATGCTCGGTCCGGCAAAGTCCTATACCCTCGGCGCCGAATGCGACAGCTACTTCAGCATCATGTGGTGTGTCGGCATTAGTACGAACATTAAGTTTTCTCACATCGTCAGCCCACTTCATCAATTTTTCAAATTTTTGGAATATAAGAGATTCTTCCGGTTTCATACTCTTTGTGGCGAGAATCTGAACTATCTCAGACGGACTGGTCTTTATGACACCGAGAATCACGTCGCCTGTATTACCGTCGATGGAAATTTCATCGCC encodes:
- a CDS encoding heavy-metal-associated domain-containing protein, translated to MSKIKLVVLSIFIIGIGIHSNQLLASGKGDSDIETTVIKIEGMSCSFCAKTAEKSMTSAEGVESVKLDLDSGLATVTYDKQKTNPEKIASTVKKDTRFDSEVVTAESKETK